From the Burkholderia mayonis genome, one window contains:
- a CDS encoding sugar ABC transporter ATP-binding protein has product MTPVLLEASQVAKRFNGVSALRDGRLSLMAGRVHALCGGNGTGKSTFLNILMGLLRRDEGAIRLNGRDVDFASPAEALANRMAIITQELSPVPGMTVAENLYLGREPTRARVVVDFRTLKRRAQDLLDRLGFAIDAGVPMHRLSLAQTQLVEIAKAFSRDCEVMIMDEPTSAIGERETETLFAAIRNITAHGAGIIYVSHRLSELFEIADDYTVFRDGAYVESGRIADIDRAHLVRAIVGREMPVVDKARRPAHGEPCLAVGGLTRADEFEAVSLDVRRGEILGIYGLMGSGRSEFLNCVYGLTRPDAGTATLGGEPLPQGDPAQAIRAGIALVTEDRKDSGLVLSGSVQENIAMAAYRRLSRGGVIRRALVRRLAQSMVERLRIKAASLRMPVAAMSGGNQQKVVLAKCLSTEPVLLLCDEPTRGIDEGAKQEIYRLLDTFARNGGAVIVVSSEAPELLYLSDRIAVFKGGRVAAVCPGDGATQESLLHLAS; this is encoded by the coding sequence GTGACTCCTGTTCTGCTCGAAGCAAGCCAGGTAGCGAAGCGGTTCAACGGCGTGAGCGCGTTGCGCGACGGACGCTTGAGCCTCATGGCCGGACGCGTGCACGCGCTGTGCGGCGGCAACGGCACCGGAAAATCCACGTTCCTGAACATCCTGATGGGGCTCCTGCGCCGCGACGAGGGCGCGATCCGGCTGAACGGCCGCGACGTCGACTTCGCGTCGCCCGCCGAAGCGCTCGCGAACCGGATGGCGATCATCACGCAGGAGCTGTCGCCGGTGCCCGGGATGACGGTCGCCGAAAACCTGTATCTCGGCCGCGAGCCGACCCGTGCGCGCGTCGTCGTCGATTTCCGGACGCTGAAGCGCCGCGCGCAGGACCTGCTCGACCGCCTCGGCTTCGCGATCGACGCGGGCGTACCGATGCATCGCCTGAGTCTCGCGCAGACGCAGCTCGTCGAGATCGCGAAGGCGTTCAGCCGCGACTGCGAGGTGATGATCATGGACGAGCCGACGTCCGCGATCGGCGAGCGCGAGACCGAGACGCTCTTTGCCGCGATCCGCAACATCACCGCGCATGGCGCCGGGATCATCTACGTGTCGCATCGCCTGAGCGAGCTGTTCGAGATCGCCGACGACTACACGGTGTTTCGCGACGGCGCGTACGTCGAGAGCGGCCGCATCGCCGACATCGATCGTGCGCATCTCGTACGCGCGATCGTCGGCCGCGAGATGCCCGTCGTCGACAAGGCGCGCCGGCCCGCGCACGGCGAGCCGTGCCTCGCGGTCGGCGGACTCACGCGCGCGGACGAGTTCGAAGCGGTGAGTCTCGACGTGCGGCGCGGCGAGATTCTCGGCATCTACGGGCTGATGGGCTCGGGCCGCAGCGAATTCCTCAATTGCGTGTACGGCCTCACGCGGCCCGATGCGGGCACGGCGACGCTCGGCGGCGAGCCGCTGCCGCAAGGCGATCCCGCGCAGGCGATCCGCGCCGGCATCGCGCTCGTCACCGAAGACCGCAAGGACTCGGGCCTCGTGCTGTCCGGCAGCGTGCAGGAGAACATCGCGATGGCCGCGTACCGGCGCCTGTCGCGCGGCGGCGTGATCCGGCGCGCGCTCGTGCGCCGCCTCGCGCAATCGATGGTCGAGCGGCTGCGGATCAAGGCCGCGTCGCTGCGAATGCCGGTGGCCGCGATGAGCGGCGGCAACCAGCAGAAGGTCGTGCTCGCGAAATGCCTGTCGACGGAGCCTGTGCTGCTGTTGTGCGACGAGCCGACGCGCGGGATCGACGAAGGCGCGAAACAGGAAATCTATCGGCTGCTCGATACGTTCGCGCGCAACGGCGGCGCGGTGATCGTCGTGTCGTCGGAGGCGCCCGAGCTGCTGTATCTGAGCGACCGCATCGCCGTGTTCAAGGGCGGCCGCGTCGCCGCCGTCTGCCCGGGCGACGGCGCCACCCAGGAATCCCTGCTCCACCTCGCTTCATGA
- a CDS encoding substrate-binding domain-containing protein, whose translation MQTRNTWLGRFAAATVLGATLAIAAAGGAAHAASGPYRVGAAVYGMKGQFMQNWVREIKAHPAVKSGTVQLTVFDGNYDALTQNNQIETMLTQQYSGILFVPIDTKAGIGVATRAAASDTPLIASNTMLATPKVPYIGNDDVEGGRLQAEALAKQIGGKGSIVIIQGPIGQSAQIDREKGEMEVLAKYPGIKVIEKKTANWSRAEAMNLMEDWLNAHPKQINGVIAQNDDMALGALQAIKNRGLTPKDIPITSIDGMPDAIQAAKRGEITTFLQDAQAQSQGALDLVLRQLVGASYKPQSVIWQRYAKDLKWDGGTAKRYVLPWVPVTPANADQLYRQVTGG comes from the coding sequence ATGCAAACACGAAACACCTGGCTCGGCCGCTTCGCGGCCGCAACCGTGCTCGGCGCGACGCTCGCGATCGCGGCGGCGGGCGGCGCGGCGCACGCGGCGAGCGGGCCGTACCGCGTCGGCGCGGCGGTGTACGGCATGAAAGGCCAGTTCATGCAGAACTGGGTGCGCGAGATCAAGGCGCATCCGGCCGTGAAGAGCGGCACCGTGCAGCTCACGGTGTTCGACGGCAACTACGACGCGCTCACGCAGAACAATCAGATCGAGACGATGCTCACGCAGCAGTACAGCGGCATCCTGTTCGTGCCGATCGACACGAAGGCGGGCATCGGCGTCGCGACGCGCGCGGCCGCATCCGACACGCCGCTCATCGCATCGAACACGATGCTCGCGACGCCGAAGGTGCCGTACATCGGCAACGACGACGTCGAGGGCGGCCGTCTGCAGGCCGAAGCGCTCGCGAAGCAGATCGGCGGCAAGGGCAGCATCGTCATCATCCAGGGGCCGATCGGCCAATCCGCGCAGATCGATCGCGAGAAGGGCGAGATGGAAGTGCTCGCGAAATATCCGGGCATCAAGGTGATCGAGAAGAAGACCGCGAACTGGTCGCGCGCGGAAGCGATGAACCTGATGGAGGACTGGCTCAATGCGCATCCGAAGCAGATCAACGGCGTGATCGCACAGAACGACGACATGGCGCTCGGCGCGCTGCAGGCGATCAAGAACCGCGGGCTCACGCCGAAGGACATTCCGATTACGTCGATCGACGGGATGCCCGACGCGATCCAGGCCGCGAAGCGCGGCGAGATCACGACGTTCCTGCAGGACGCGCAGGCGCAGTCGCAGGGCGCGCTCGATCTGGTGCTGCGGCAGCTCGTCGGCGCGAGCTACAAGCCGCAGTCGGTGATCTGGCAGCGCTACGCGAAGGATCTGAAGTGGGACGGCGGCACCGCGAAGCGCTACGTTCTGCCGTGGGTGCCCGTCACGCCGGCGAATGCCGATCAGCTCTACAGGCAGGTCACGGGCGGTTGA
- a CDS encoding ABC transporter permease: MNKTMNTQTLTRLEAAPKRVNVAELASRFGIPIIFVVLCVVLAFASPYFLTWRNWSDILRQTSINGILAIGMTYVILTKGIDLSVGSVLALAGIVSGLAGAAGHGLAASLAVGVACGAALGAINGVTIARFNVPPFVATLGMLSIARGVTYIVNDGSPVANLPDDYLSLGVGRLGPLGMPVLIFAAVALACWWVLRYTTYGRYLYAVGGNEKSARTSGIGVRKIVFSVYVVSGALAGLAGMILAARTTSALPQAGVSYELDAIAAVVIGGTSLSGGQGGVVGTLFGALLIGVINNGLNLLGVSSYYQQIAKGLIIVLAVLIDVARKQPR; the protein is encoded by the coding sequence ATGAACAAGACCATGAACACTCAGACTCTGACCCGTCTCGAAGCGGCGCCGAAGCGCGTGAACGTCGCGGAGCTCGCGAGCCGCTTCGGCATCCCGATCATTTTCGTCGTGCTGTGCGTCGTGCTCGCATTCGCGAGTCCGTACTTCCTCACGTGGCGCAACTGGAGCGACATCCTGCGGCAGACGTCGATCAACGGGATTCTCGCGATCGGCATGACGTACGTGATCCTGACGAAGGGGATCGACCTGTCGGTCGGCTCCGTGCTTGCGCTCGCGGGAATCGTGAGCGGCCTCGCCGGCGCGGCGGGGCACGGGCTCGCGGCGTCGCTCGCGGTCGGCGTCGCGTGCGGCGCGGCGCTCGGCGCGATCAACGGCGTGACGATCGCGCGCTTCAACGTGCCGCCGTTCGTCGCGACGCTCGGCATGTTGAGCATCGCGCGCGGCGTCACGTACATCGTCAACGACGGCAGCCCGGTCGCGAACCTGCCCGACGATTATCTTTCGCTCGGCGTCGGCAGGCTCGGCCCGCTCGGGATGCCGGTGCTGATCTTCGCGGCGGTCGCGCTCGCGTGCTGGTGGGTGCTGCGCTACACGACGTACGGCCGCTATCTGTACGCGGTCGGCGGTAACGAGAAGAGCGCGCGGACTTCCGGCATCGGCGTGCGCAAGATCGTGTTCTCGGTGTACGTCGTGTCGGGCGCGCTCGCCGGTCTCGCCGGGATGATTCTCGCCGCGCGCACGACGTCCGCACTGCCGCAGGCGGGCGTGTCGTACGAGCTCGATGCGATCGCGGCGGTCGTGATCGGCGGCACGAGCCTGTCGGGCGGGCAGGGCGGCGTGGTCGGCACGCTGTTCGGCGCGCTTTTGATCGGCGTGATCAATAACGGGCTGAATCTGCTCGGCGTGTCGTCGTATTACCAGCAGATCGCCAAGGGACTCATCATCGTGCTGGCCGTGCTCATCGACGTGGCCCGCAAACAGCCGCGCTGA
- a CDS encoding sugar-binding transcriptional regulator, whose translation MTNEELTQLAKCYYVDGSTQEELAQKFAISRPKVGRLLKRAIEEGIVEIRVRHHPRAVQDLEQELVARFGIQRAIISVDHKDQDSQRELLAGLVASYLDRVLADGAIVAVGMGRNVSAVSRHAVSTTQRNCSFVSAIGGSYRGGETMNADHICRRLAARFGGESETLYAPALVNDPQLFTALLENEVVRQSLDKARRASIALVGIGDILEDSNMVRMGWFTPEEMAEAKRAGAVGDIMGYDFIDIHGRPATTMLRGRVIGLTLEDLKRIPNVIATASEPTKATGILGALRSGVINTLATTQSIAQTVLSLAQATETATAE comes from the coding sequence ATGACGAACGAAGAACTCACGCAACTCGCGAAGTGCTATTACGTCGACGGGTCGACCCAGGAAGAACTCGCGCAGAAGTTCGCGATCTCGCGCCCGAAGGTGGGCCGGCTGCTGAAGCGCGCGATCGAAGAGGGCATCGTCGAGATCCGCGTGCGCCATCATCCGCGCGCCGTGCAGGATCTCGAGCAGGAACTGGTCGCGCGCTTCGGGATCCAGCGCGCGATCATCTCGGTCGACCACAAGGATCAGGACAGCCAGCGCGAGCTGCTCGCGGGCCTCGTCGCGAGCTATCTCGACCGCGTGCTCGCCGACGGCGCGATCGTCGCGGTCGGCATGGGCCGCAACGTGAGCGCGGTGTCGCGGCACGCGGTGTCGACGACGCAGCGCAACTGCTCGTTCGTGTCCGCGATCGGCGGCTCGTATCGCGGCGGCGAGACGATGAACGCCGACCACATCTGCCGGCGCCTCGCCGCGCGCTTCGGCGGCGAGAGCGAGACGCTGTATGCACCGGCGCTCGTCAACGATCCTCAGCTCTTCACCGCGCTGCTCGAGAACGAAGTCGTGCGCCAGTCGCTCGACAAGGCGCGCCGCGCGTCGATTGCGCTCGTCGGGATCGGCGACATTCTCGAGGACAGCAACATGGTCCGGATGGGCTGGTTCACGCCCGAGGAGATGGCGGAGGCGAAGCGCGCGGGCGCGGTCGGCGACATCATGGGCTACGACTTCATCGACATCCACGGCCGCCCGGCGACGACGATGCTGCGCGGCCGCGTGATCGGCCTCACGCTCGAAGACCTGAAGCGGATTCCCAACGTGATCGCGACGGCGAGCGAGCCGACGAAAGCGACGGGCATCCTCGGCGCGCTGC
- the rpiB gene encoding ribose 5-phosphate isomerase B, translating to MKVAIGCDEAAYALKESIKRHLRAKHPDVELLDFGTHSADEAVLYPDIAIEVAQRVAAGEFPRAILLCGTGIGVAISANKVPGIRAAQCHDTYSAERARRSNDAQIITMGARVIGTELANSIVDAWLKAEFDGGRSQPKVQRIADYEHRTGLTQAGPNDAHCGS from the coding sequence ATGAAAGTGGCGATCGGTTGCGACGAAGCGGCCTACGCGCTCAAGGAGTCGATCAAGCGGCACCTCCGCGCGAAGCATCCCGATGTCGAGTTGCTCGACTTCGGCACGCACAGCGCGGATGAGGCCGTGCTGTATCCCGACATCGCGATCGAAGTCGCGCAGCGAGTCGCGGCGGGCGAGTTCCCGCGCGCGATCCTGCTGTGCGGCACGGGCATCGGCGTCGCGATCTCCGCGAACAAGGTGCCGGGCATCCGCGCCGCGCAGTGCCACGACACCTATTCGGCCGAGCGCGCGCGGCGCAGCAACGATGCGCAGATCATCACGATGGGCGCGCGCGTGATCGGCACCGAGCTCGCGAACAGCATCGTCGACGCGTGGCTCAAGGCAGAATTCGACGGCGGCCGCTCGCAGCCGAAGGTGCAGCGGATCGCCGATTACGAACACCGGACGGGCCTCACCCAGGCCGGTCCGAACGACGCGCACTGCGGTTCATGA